In Methylovirgula sp., a single genomic region encodes these proteins:
- a CDS encoding NAD(P)(+) transhydrogenase (Re/Si-specific) subunit beta, with translation MSGNLAALLYLASGVLFIIALRGLSSPATSRRGNFAGIIGMAIAIVTTLLYRIPSGLSAWIFVAAGIAIGGGIGAWRARTVAMTAMPQLVASFHALVGLAAVFVAAGALYAPQAFGIGTPGDIHTQSLIEMSIGVAIGAITFTGSVIAFLKLDGRMSGAPILLPQRHAINILLAVLLVVLVVLFVITQNPLLFWLVAIVSFVIGLLIIVPIGGADMPVVVSMLNSYSGWAAAGIGFTLGNLALIITGALVGSSGAILSYIMCKAMNRSFISVILGGFGGETAAAGAGHIETRPVKQGSAEDAAFILENAGKVIIVPGYGMAVAQAQHALREMADRLKKEGVDVKYAIHPVAGRMPGHMNVLLAEANVPYDEVFELEDINAEFAQADVAFVIGANDVTNPAAKTDKTSPIYGMPILDVEKAKTVLFIKRGMGSGYAGVENELFFKPNTMMLFGDAKKMVENILKSLT, from the coding sequence ATGTCCGGCAATCTCGCCGCCCTGCTTTATCTCGCCTCGGGCGTTCTTTTCATCATCGCCTTGCGCGGTCTCTCTTCGCCGGCGACCTCGCGACGCGGCAATTTCGCCGGCATCATCGGCATGGCGATCGCCATCGTCACGACGCTGCTCTATCGCATCCCATCGGGCCTGTCGGCGTGGATCTTCGTCGCCGCCGGCATTGCCATCGGCGGCGGCATTGGCGCCTGGCGTGCGCGTACCGTCGCGATGACGGCCATGCCGCAACTTGTCGCCTCGTTCCACGCGCTTGTCGGCCTTGCTGCCGTCTTCGTCGCGGCGGGCGCCCTCTATGCGCCGCAAGCCTTCGGCATCGGCACGCCGGGTGACATACACACCCAAAGCCTGATCGAAATGTCGATCGGTGTTGCCATCGGGGCCATCACCTTCACCGGCTCGGTCATCGCCTTCCTGAAACTCGACGGGCGCATGTCCGGCGCGCCGATCCTGCTCCCGCAGCGCCATGCGATCAACATCCTGCTCGCGGTTTTGCTCGTCGTGCTGGTCGTGCTCTTCGTCATCACCCAGAATCCGCTGCTCTTCTGGCTGGTCGCCATCGTCTCCTTCGTGATCGGGCTTCTGATCATCGTCCCGATCGGCGGCGCCGACATGCCGGTCGTCGTTTCGATGCTGAATTCCTATTCGGGTTGGGCGGCAGCAGGCATCGGTTTCACACTTGGAAATCTAGCGCTCATCATCACCGGCGCGCTCGTCGGCTCATCCGGTGCGATCCTTTCGTATATCATGTGCAAGGCGATGAACCGCTCCTTCATCTCGGTCATCCTCGGCGGCTTCGGCGGCGAGACGGCGGCTGCGGGGGCAGGGCATATCGAGACGCGGCCCGTGAAGCAGGGCTCGGCGGAAGACGCCGCCTTCATCCTCGAGAACGCTGGCAAGGTCATCATCGTGCCGGGCTATGGCATGGCTGTCGCGCAGGCGCAGCACGCACTGCGCGAAATGGCCGATCGGCTGAAGAAAGAAGGCGTCGACGTCAAATATGCGATCCATCCGGTCGCCGGCCGTATGCCGGGCCATATGAACGTGCTGCTCGCCGAAGCCAACGTGCCTTACGACGAAGTGTTCGAGCTTGAGGACATCAACGCCGAATTCGCCCAGGCGGATGTTGCCTTCGTGATCGGCGCCAACGATGTCACGAACCCTGCCGCCAAAACCGACAAAACGTCGCCGATTTACGGCATGCCGATCCTCGATGTCGAAAAGGCGAAGACCGTGCTCTTCATCAAGCGCGGCATGGGCTCGGGCTATGCCGGCGTCGAGAACGAATTGTTCTTCAAGCCGAATACGATGATGCTGTTCGGCGACGCCAAGAAGATGGTCGAGAATATTTTGAAGTCGCTCACCTAG
- a CDS encoding regulator produces MSAHTFDDRSIIWRKLEGFDQISYFIYDVDEKNGTADFLIKFVPNEKIMLHRHKASYRTFVVQGELRIFRLNGELKEVRPVGSYVISGGNGEPHTESAGEEEAIVLFSNRNIENGEIYEFLDDSGNIAVALGIAELRALFDAQKD; encoded by the coding sequence ATGTCCGCGCATACATTCGACGACCGCAGCATCATATGGCGGAAGCTCGAGGGCTTCGATCAAATTTCCTATTTCATCTATGATGTTGACGAGAAGAACGGCACTGCCGACTTCCTGATCAAATTCGTTCCCAACGAGAAGATCATGCTGCACCGGCACAAGGCGTCTTATCGGACCTTCGTCGTGCAGGGCGAATTACGGATTTTTCGCCTCAACGGCGAGCTGAAGGAAGTGCGCCCGGTCGGCAGCTACGTCATCAGCGGCGGGAACGGCGAGCCGCATACCGAAAGCGCCGGCGAAGAGGAGGCGATCGTCCTTTTCAGCAACCGCAATATCGAAAACGGCGAAATTTACGAATTCCTTGACGACAGCGGAAACATCGCCGTGGCGCTTGGCATCGCGGAGTTGAGGGCTTTGTTCGACGCGCAGAAAGATTGA
- a CDS encoding AraC family transcriptional regulator ligand-binding domain-containing protein, whose amino-acid sequence METLALTRVSTIGPIADVIEAAGGSLARVFHRSELPLELVTQPDRLILLSDQFRLVENAAREIGDDAFAARLSIAGGIAGLGPYGRLLLSFDSLGAAITKGYAKFASLLQAATEMDLVVREGLARWTYQITAPVTIGRQRNEILAIGYMLNILRHFAGARWTPEAIFVPGILQGRGEIEKIFGGDVMRGERTTVVFPADLLDLPNPSLRPWRETYDEIPNDREFVGVAEHMIRLGILEQSPGIDHVATRLGLSRRTFQRRLATHGVTFERLAEGVVFAQARAKLDAKQQAITDIALELGYSDPAHFSRAFRRWTGETPRHWRARQLQS is encoded by the coding sequence ATGGAGACGCTTGCCCTTACCCGGGTCAGCACGATTGGGCCGATCGCGGATGTGATCGAAGCCGCGGGCGGATCGTTGGCGCGCGTGTTCCACCGCAGCGAATTGCCATTGGAACTCGTCACCCAGCCCGACCGTCTTATTCTTCTGAGCGACCAGTTCCGGCTCGTCGAGAATGCCGCGCGCGAGATCGGCGACGATGCATTCGCTGCGCGGCTCTCGATCGCGGGCGGCATAGCAGGGCTCGGTCCCTACGGTCGATTATTGTTGTCGTTCGACTCGCTCGGCGCCGCGATTACGAAGGGATATGCGAAGTTCGCGAGTCTCTTGCAGGCGGCGACGGAGATGGACCTTGTCGTGAGAGAAGGTTTGGCGCGGTGGACTTATCAAATTACCGCGCCCGTTACGATCGGGCGTCAGAGGAATGAGATCCTCGCCATCGGCTATATGCTGAATATCCTTCGCCACTTTGCCGGGGCGCGTTGGACGCCCGAGGCGATCTTCGTGCCGGGCATTTTGCAGGGACGCGGCGAGATCGAAAAGATTTTCGGCGGTGATGTCATGCGTGGTGAGCGCACGACGGTCGTCTTTCCCGCCGATCTCCTTGACCTGCCGAATCCGTCGCTGAGGCCCTGGCGCGAAACCTACGATGAAATTCCGAATGATCGCGAGTTTGTCGGCGTCGCGGAACACATGATCCGGCTGGGGATTCTGGAACAATCGCCGGGGATCGATCACGTCGCCACGCGGCTCGGGCTGTCGCGGCGCACTTTTCAGCGCCGGCTTGCGACGCATGGCGTGACCTTCGAGCGATTGGCAGAGGGTGTTGTCTTCGCGCAGGCGCGCGCCAAGCTTGACGCCAAGCAGCAGGCCATCACCGACATTGCGTTGGAATTAGGCTATTCCGATCCGGCGCATTTCAGCCGTGCATTTCGCCGATGGACTGGGGAAACGCCAAGGCATTGGCGTGCGCGTCAGCTACAGAGCTAA
- a CDS encoding tetratricopeptide repeat protein: MKLIRRPFALISLLLAAAGLAACENGNSLGPAGAGVAEVTQETPQQSQANISSLSDVIQRNPSSAEAYNTRGVAYARIAQYDAAIADFSQAIKLNPNDAAALTNRALAYRQTNHDDLALADFNQAIIANPNHAPAYIGRANLLRVNDKLDQARADLDNAIRLNPENAQAYHARGLIFQRQGNYQAAITDFDNAIDRDPFVGAPYEARGESLLALGKADKAIEDFNAALNVNNKDANAWAGLGLAYEKLGNRNKAAESYDRALAFDPNNKVARDGQSRLRA, from the coding sequence ATGAAATTGATTCGACGTCCTTTCGCGCTCATTTCGCTTTTGCTCGCGGCGGCCGGTCTCGCGGCGTGCGAGAACGGCAATTCGCTCGGTCCAGCGGGCGCGGGCGTCGCCGAGGTGACGCAGGAGACGCCGCAACAGTCTCAGGCCAATATCAGCTCGCTGTCCGACGTCATCCAGCGCAACCCCAGCAGTGCCGAAGCTTACAATACGCGCGGCGTCGCCTATGCGCGCATCGCGCAATATGATGCGGCGATCGCCGACTTCAGCCAGGCGATCAAGCTCAATCCCAACGACGCCGCCGCGCTGACCAACCGCGCGCTCGCCTATCGCCAGACCAACCACGACGATCTCGCGCTCGCCGACTTCAATCAGGCGATCATCGCCAATCCGAACCACGCCCCTGCCTATATCGGCCGCGCCAATCTCCTGCGCGTGAACGACAAGCTCGATCAGGCGCGCGCCGATCTCGACAATGCCATCCGGCTTAACCCGGAGAATGCGCAGGCCTATCATGCGCGCGGTCTGATCTTCCAGCGCCAGGGCAATTATCAGGCGGCGATCACCGATTTCGACAATGCGATCGATCGTGATCCATTCGTCGGCGCGCCTTATGAAGCGCGCGGCGAAAGCTTGCTCGCGCTTGGCAAGGCGGACAAGGCGATCGAAGACTTCAACGCCGCTCTGAACGTCAATAACAAAGACGCCAATGCCTGGGCGGGCCTCGGCCTCGCCTATGAAAAGCTCGGCAATCGCAACAAGGCGGCCGAATCCTACGATCGCGCGCTTGCGTTCGACCCCAACAACAAAGTCGCGCGCGACGGCCAATCGCGTCTGCGAGCTTAG
- the rpsU gene encoding 30S ribosomal protein S21 yields the protein MQVLVRDNNVDQALKALKKKMQREGIFREMKLRGHYEKPSEKRAREKAEAVRRARKLARKKLQREGLLPMKPKPVVGAR from the coding sequence GTGCAAGTTCTGGTTCGTGACAACAATGTTGACCAGGCCCTTAAGGCGCTGAAGAAGAAGATGCAGCGTGAAGGGATTTTCCGCGAAATGAAGCTTCGCGGCCATTACGAGAAGCCCTCCGAGAAGCGGGCGCGTGAAAAGGCCGAAGCGGTGCGCCGGGCGCGCAAGTTGGCGCGGAAGAAGCTGCAGCGTGAAGGCCTGTTGCCGATGAAGCCGAAGCCGGTCGTCGGCGCACGCTAA
- a CDS encoding 5-(carboxyamino)imidazole ribonucleotide synthase, giving the protein MAAQLSPGDTIGILGGGQLGRMLAMAAARLGLKTHIFCPDADSPAFDVAAAKTIAPYKNESALQAFAETVDVVTYEFENVPARTADLLAALRPVRPGPAALAVSQDRLTEKDFLTDLGIATAPYRGVEDAGALARAVGELGRPSILKTRRFGYDGKGQVMIREGSDLGAVFRGLGGTPSILEGVVPFIKEISVIAARSLDGEFAAYDVTENVHANHILSVSRAPAKIDAACAVAAVATAKKIADALDYIGVLAVELFVTKEPDDGRLVQKIRVNETAPRVHNSGHWTLDGAPCSQFEQHIRAIAGWPLGATRHHGAAVEMRNLIGDDVNAWPDILREPGACLHLYGKAEARPGRKMGHVTRVLDRDE; this is encoded by the coding sequence ATGGCCGCGCAACTCTCGCCGGGCGACACAATCGGAATTTTAGGCGGCGGCCAATTGGGCCGGATGCTGGCCATGGCGGCGGCTCGGCTTGGCCTGAAAACCCATATTTTCTGCCCCGACGCCGATAGCCCGGCCTTCGATGTCGCGGCGGCCAAGACCATCGCGCCGTACAAAAACGAATCGGCACTGCAGGCTTTCGCCGAAACCGTCGATGTCGTCACCTACGAATTCGAGAACGTGCCCGCCCGCACTGCGGATTTGCTTGCCGCTCTGCGGCCTGTGCGCCCCGGCCCTGCTGCCCTCGCGGTGAGCCAGGACCGGCTGACGGAGAAAGATTTTCTGACCGATCTCGGCATTGCCACCGCGCCCTATCGTGGCGTCGAGGATGCTGGCGCTTTGGCCCGCGCGGTCGGCGAGCTCGGCCGCCCGTCGATCCTGAAGACGCGCCGTTTCGGCTATGACGGCAAGGGTCAGGTGATGATCCGCGAGGGCTCCGACCTCGGCGCGGTATTTCGCGGCCTCGGCGGCACGCCATCGATCCTCGAAGGCGTTGTTCCCTTCATCAAGGAAATCTCGGTCATCGCGGCGCGTAGCCTCGACGGTGAATTTGCCGCCTATGACGTGACCGAGAATGTTCACGCCAACCATATTCTGAGCGTCAGCCGCGCCCCGGCAAAGATCGATGCGGCCTGCGCGGTGGCAGCGGTGGCAACGGCGAAAAAGATTGCCGACGCGTTGGATTATATCGGCGTTCTGGCGGTCGAGCTTTTTGTGACGAAGGAGCCGGACGATGGGCGGCTCGTGCAAAAGATTCGCGTCAACGAGACGGCGCCCCGGGTTCATAATTCCGGCCATTGGACCCTCGATGGCGCCCCCTGCTCGCAATTCGAGCAGCATATCCGCGCTATCGCCGGCTGGCCGCTCGGCGCGACTCGCCACCATGGCGCCGCGGTCGAAATGCGCAATCTGATCGGCGATGACGTCAATGCCTGGCCCGACATTCTGCGCGAACCGGGTGCCTGCCTGCACCTCTACGGCAAGGCGGAGGCCCGGCCGGGCCGCAAAATGGGTCATGTGACGCGGGTGCTGGACCGGGACGAATAG
- the purE gene encoding 5-(carboxyamino)imidazole ribonucleotide mutase yields the protein MSIPKLVAIVMGSQSDWKTMRHAAETLDKLDVSYSAEIVSAHRTPDRLVKFAKGAEASGFKVIIAGAGGAAHLPGMTAAMTPLPVLGVPIESKALSGQDSLYSIVQMPAGIPVGCLAIGEAGAVNAALLAAAILALDDKALAGRLADWRAAQTAAVAKHPE from the coding sequence ATGTCCATTCCCAAACTTGTCGCCATCGTCATGGGCAGCCAGTCCGATTGGAAGACCATGCGCCACGCCGCGGAAACGCTGGACAAACTTGATGTCAGCTATTCGGCGGAGATCGTGTCGGCGCATCGCACGCCGGACCGGCTGGTCAAATTCGCCAAGGGCGCCGAGGCGTCGGGATTCAAGGTGATCATCGCCGGGGCGGGCGGCGCGGCGCATCTGCCGGGCATGACCGCGGCCATGACCCCCCTGCCCGTTCTTGGCGTGCCGATCGAGAGCAAGGCGCTTTCGGGCCAGGATTCGCTTTATTCCATCGTCCAGATGCCGGCGGGTATTCCGGTCGGCTGCCTGGCGATCGGCGAGGCCGGCGCCGTCAACGCAGCCCTGCTTGCCGCGGCGATCCTCGCGTTGGACGACAAGGCGCTCGCCGGGCGGCTCGCGGATTGGCGCGCGGCGCAGACCGCCGCAGTCGCCAAGCATCCCGAGTAG
- a CDS encoding alpha/beta hydrolase, which yields MAENASKTIVFIHGAWMIPACWDNFRRSFQAAGYTTYAPAWPYLDGASSDELRRDPPPGLGALGITEIVDHYQTFIKAMPEKPLIIGHSFGGLFTQLLLDRGLGWAGVAIDPAPIAGVVPGAVSLAAASPVLLRWQGWEQPFQLSREAFARSFANAAPPDIQNEAYDRLVVPAPGRIFYEDAFWIGTHVHPKRRTQPLLITAAEKDRTVTPFTAMGAFNLQKKSSAETDFKYFPGHSHFLIGEPGWEDVANYILRWVARL from the coding sequence ATGGCCGAGAATGCCAGCAAGACAATTGTCTTCATCCACGGCGCCTGGATGATTCCCGCCTGCTGGGACAATTTCCGCAGATCATTTCAGGCGGCTGGTTACACGACCTACGCGCCGGCATGGCCTTATCTCGACGGCGCGTCATCGGACGAATTACGCCGCGATCCTCCGCCCGGCCTGGGTGCGCTAGGCATCACCGAGATCGTCGATCACTACCAGACGTTCATCAAAGCTATGCCGGAGAAGCCGCTGATCATCGGTCATTCCTTCGGCGGTCTTTTCACCCAACTTCTGCTTGATCGCGGCTTGGGCTGGGCGGGCGTTGCAATCGATCCGGCGCCGATTGCGGGTGTGGTTCCGGGCGCTGTCTCGCTTGCCGCCGCGTCGCCGGTGCTTTTGCGCTGGCAAGGATGGGAGCAGCCGTTCCAACTGTCGCGTGAAGCTTTTGCCCGGTCGTTCGCCAACGCGGCGCCGCCGGATATTCAGAACGAAGCTTACGATCGGCTCGTCGTTCCCGCGCCGGGGCGCATTTTTTACGAAGACGCGTTCTGGATCGGCACGCATGTCCATCCCAAGCGCCGCACGCAGCCGCTGCTCATTACGGCCGCCGAAAAAGATCGCACGGTGACACCGTTCACCGCGATGGGCGCCTTCAACTTGCAGAAAAAGTCGTCGGCCGAAACCGACTTCAAATATTTCCCCGGGCATTCGCATTTTCTGATCGGCGAGCCCGGCTGGGAAGACGTCGCGAATTATATCCTGCGCTGGGTCGCCCGTCTCTGA
- a CDS encoding aldo/keto reductase, which produces MSAELSAASAGQFEIGGDFTINRFGFGAMRLTGKSIWGDPANPAAARETLRLLPDLGINFIDTADAYGPFVSEDLIREVLHPYKDMMIATKGGLARPGPETWRPLGRPEYLRQCVMMSLRRLGVARIDLWQLHRIDPSVPRDEQYSAIAAMRKEGLIRHVGLCDVGIDDIEAAHKHFPVATVQNRFNLVNRSSEDVLIYCEQHNIGFIPWAPLAAGALAHPGSALMQTARTLKATPSQVALAWVLKRSKIMLPIPGTANPEHLVENVAAATLELPDEAFAALDQQGCKAL; this is translated from the coding sequence ATGTCAGCAGAGCTTTCCGCTGCCAGCGCAGGCCAATTTGAAATTGGCGGCGATTTCACAATCAATCGCTTCGGCTTTGGCGCTATGCGGCTGACCGGCAAAAGCATTTGGGGCGACCCGGCAAACCCCGCCGCCGCGCGCGAGACTTTGCGTCTTCTGCCTGACCTCGGTATCAATTTCATCGACACAGCGGATGCCTATGGCCCGTTCGTCAGCGAGGATCTCATCCGCGAGGTCCTGCATCCTTACAAGGACATGATGATCGCGACGAAAGGTGGCCTCGCTCGCCCGGGCCCAGAGACGTGGCGGCCATTGGGACGGCCGGAATATCTGCGCCAATGCGTGATGATGAGCCTGCGCCGGCTTGGCGTTGCGCGGATCGATCTCTGGCAATTGCACCGGATCGATCCGTCGGTGCCGCGCGACGAACAATATTCGGCCATCGCTGCGATGCGTAAGGAAGGCCTGATCCGGCATGTCGGCCTTTGCGATGTCGGCATCGATGACATCGAGGCGGCGCACAAACATTTTCCCGTCGCGACGGTGCAGAACCGTTTCAATCTCGTCAACCGCTCAAGCGAGGACGTGCTGATTTATTGCGAGCAGCACAATATCGGCTTCATCCCATGGGCCCCGCTCGCCGCCGGTGCGCTGGCGCATCCGGGCTCGGCTTTGATGCAGACGGCGAGGACGCTCAAGGCGACGCCAAGCCAGGTCGCGCTGGCGTGGGTGTTGAAACGCTCAAAGATCATGTTGCCGATTCCCGGCACGGCCAATCCCGAGCATCTTGTCGAGAATGTCGCCGCCGCGACGCTCGAACTCCCGGACGAGGCTTTCGCCGCGCTCGATCAGCAGGGCTGCAAGGCGTTATAG
- a CDS encoding Na/Pi cotransporter family protein, with amino-acid sequence MDATLSLLDLAGAVALLLWAMHMIQSGIQRAFGADLRRVLAKAFGNRAKAFLAGLGVTAVLQSSTATGLMVAGFAAAGLVDLVPALAVMLGANVGTTLIVQVLSFDIALAAPLFILVGVMMFRRSGGQARTRDIGRAIIGLGLLLMSLSQLLQIATPYEDTPSLRMLLGAIATQPIIALLFGALATWAAHSSVAIVLLVMSFVTNGAISLDMGIALVLGANIGSALNPVLEAPRGVDRTGAQVAVGNLLNRVVGAAIALPLIDWIGPNLVRLDPSLARDVANFHMFFNIATALIFMPLLPLFAKALRRLMPQRIEATDPSRPLYLDPSAVEAPAVAIGNATREALRMVDVLDEMLQGLGRLLAEQTDKQRIVETRRIDDILDRLNTAIRSYLVGLDPESLTDDDDKRVAAILTFTSYLEQAGDTIDRSALATLTRQLKRGLVLADQGRADARLMLEHLTADLRLAATVFMTQDVRAARTLADEKGFFRDIESKATAAYFRRLRESRPDTIEANALHLDLLRALKSVNDSLVAGAAYPVLEERGELHASRLRTQPDGDSEG; translated from the coding sequence TTGGACGCCACGCTGTCTCTGCTCGATCTCGCCGGTGCTGTCGCGCTTCTGCTCTGGGCGATGCATATGATTCAGAGCGGCATTCAGCGTGCCTTCGGTGCTGACCTGCGTCGTGTCCTTGCAAAGGCGTTTGGCAATAGGGCGAAGGCTTTTCTGGCGGGGCTTGGTGTCACCGCGGTTCTTCAAAGCAGCACGGCGACGGGCCTGATGGTGGCGGGTTTTGCCGCCGCGGGCCTCGTCGATCTCGTGCCGGCGCTGGCCGTGATGCTCGGCGCCAATGTCGGCACGACGCTGATCGTTCAGGTTCTCTCGTTCGATATTGCGCTCGCCGCGCCGCTCTTCATCCTTGTTGGCGTCATGATGTTTCGCCGCAGTGGCGGTCAAGCGCGCACGCGTGACATTGGCCGCGCCATCATCGGTCTCGGTTTGTTGCTGATGTCGCTGAGCCAATTGTTGCAGATCGCGACACCTTACGAGGATACGCCAAGCCTGCGGATGTTGCTCGGTGCGATTGCGACACAGCCCATCATCGCTTTGCTCTTTGGTGCGCTGGCGACCTGGGCGGCACATTCGAGCGTGGCTATCGTCCTGCTCGTCATGTCTTTCGTCACCAATGGCGCCATCTCGCTCGACATGGGCATCGCGCTCGTGCTCGGCGCCAATATCGGCTCGGCCCTCAATCCCGTGCTGGAAGCGCCACGGGGCGTCGATCGCACGGGTGCGCAGGTTGCGGTCGGCAATCTGCTCAATCGAGTCGTCGGTGCTGCGATCGCTCTGCCGTTGATCGATTGGATCGGCCCCAATCTCGTGCGGCTCGATCCGAGCCTCGCGCGCGATGTCGCCAATTTTCATATGTTCTTCAACATCGCGACGGCGCTCATCTTCATGCCGCTGTTGCCGCTCTTCGCCAAAGCGCTGCGCCGCCTCATGCCGCAGCGGATCGAGGCAACGGATCCCTCGCGCCCGCTCTATCTCGATCCATCGGCGGTCGAGGCACCCGCGGTCGCGATCGGCAATGCGACGCGCGAGGCGTTGCGCATGGTCGATGTGCTGGACGAAATGCTGCAAGGCCTCGGCCGTCTGCTGGCAGAGCAGACCGACAAGCAGCGAATCGTCGAGACGCGGCGGATCGATGACATTCTCGACCGGCTCAACACCGCGATCCGTTCCTATCTCGTCGGCCTCGATCCCGAGTCGCTGACGGACGACGACGACAAGCGGGTCGCGGCCATTCTGACCTTCACGAGTTATTTGGAGCAGGCCGGCGACACCATCGACCGTAGCGCGCTCGCGACGCTGACGCGGCAATTGAAGCGCGGGCTTGTTCTGGCTGACCAAGGTCGTGCCGACGCACGGCTCATGCTTGAACATCTCACCGCCGATCTGCGCCTCGCCGCAACCGTGTTCATGACACAAGATGTGCGAGCGGCGCGAACCCTGGCGGATGAAAAAGGCTTCTTCCGCGACATCGAGTCGAAGGCGACCGCAGCCTATTTCCGCCGCCTGCGTGAATCGCGGCCGGATACGATCGAGGCCAACGCCTTGCATCTGGATTTGTTGCGCGCGTTGAAGAGCGTCAACGACTCCCTCGTCGCTGGCGCCGCCTATCCGGTGCTCGAAGAGCGCGGCGAGTTGCACGCCTCGCGCTTGCGTACGCAGCCGGATGGCGACTCCGAAGGCTGA